In Candidatus Methylomirabilota bacterium, one genomic interval encodes:
- a CDS encoding type II toxin-antitoxin system Phd/YefM family antitoxin, with the protein MARLEATEARKGFSEAISRAAYGSDRIVIQRRGKPVAALVSMDDLRLLEALEDRLDIEAARKALADPKNRKRIPWERVKAGLGL; encoded by the coding sequence ATGGCGCGACTTGAAGCGACCGAAGCTCGGAAGGGTTTTTCCGAGGCGATCAGCCGGGCGGCGTATGGAAGCGACCGCATCGTGATCCAGCGGCGGGGCAAGCCGGTGGCGGCGCTGGTCTCGATGGACGATTTGCGGCTGCTCGAAGCGCTCGAGGACCGTCTCGATATCGAGGCGGCGCGCAAGGCGCTGGCAGATCCGAAGAACCGCAAGCGCATTCCCTGGGAGCGCGTCAAGGCCGGCCTCGGGCTCTAA